From a region of the Odoribacter splanchnicus DSM 20712 genome:
- a CDS encoding helix-turn-helix domain-containing protein has translation MKRTFAEKFNIVSQALSGVPQSHLCEQYHLGQHYLEDLIDRYQKYGENGLNRKSSIVISSERKIELVRDFLENGVTLRQICNENKISRTAFESWVCKARVYGYDSLRQYNRRGRPPKDPMARPKKQEPQTELEKLQAENLRLRAENALLKKVKALVEEQEARARLNGQKPSTN, from the coding sequence ATGAAAAGAACATTCGCAGAAAAGTTTAACATTGTGTCTCAAGCTCTCTCTGGGGTACCCCAGAGCCACCTATGCGAACAATATCATCTAGGACAGCATTATTTGGAAGACTTGATTGATCGCTACCAGAAATACGGGGAGAACGGATTGAACCGCAAGTCCTCCATAGTTATTTCTTCTGAAAGGAAAATAGAGTTAGTGCGGGATTTTCTTGAAAATGGTGTAACTTTGCGCCAGATATGCAATGAAAATAAAATCAGCCGAACGGCCTTTGAGTCATGGGTTTGCAAGGCAAGAGTTTATGGATATGATTCATTGCGACAATATAACAGGCGTGGACGTCCACCGAAAGACCCAATGGCAAGACCGAAAAAGCAAGAGCCACAGACAGAACTTGAAAAACTTCAGGCGGAAAACCTCCGTCTGAGGGCAGAGAACGCGCTGCTAAAAAAAGTGAAGGCCTTAGTCGAGGAACAGGAAGCCCGAGCACGTCTCAATGGGCAAAAGCCATCGACGAACTAA
- a CDS encoding outer membrane beta-barrel protein, with translation MKNNWQKDIHDRLGNYEKDAPKGLWEDIRKGTTDENGGYMHGGRPFKTYWLRRTAYTAAAASVALLIGYSIYSEYANDGQTPSEMTNLQIAHTPAEPSPKGNIVADDGNNPIACNSPVPRIITTIVHKSVGDIDTLLSYANDEKSLETASDNREVDDANNSKETNTTADKENLPKRENESKKANNYHHNSNYGSLVAYNSDARRHASSSTSPRWIVSTSAMGSVGASRTITSIGAPAVATGPDDSDWEDTPMLGINIFNQGKEVKTEYKHRLPVRIGVKVAYTLNEHWIIESGLTYTRLSSDMKDGTKENYFTGEQRLNYVGIPVNMKYNAWSYKRFNLYGSAGVLAEKCVSGNVTKEYVINNATKKKETVNIDSKPLQMSVNVAFGVQFDVLDNVGIYAEPGVSYHLDDHSSLQTIYKEKPLNFNLNVGVRCTIGK, from the coding sequence ATGAAAAATAATTGGCAAAAAGACATACACGACCGTTTGGGCAACTATGAGAAAGATGCACCAAAAGGACTTTGGGAGGACATTCGCAAAGGAACGACTGATGAGAATGGTGGCTATATGCATGGCGGCAGACCTTTCAAAACCTACTGGCTACGGCGCACAGCGTATACTGCAGCCGCTGCAAGCGTGGCTTTGTTGATAGGATATTCAATATATTCTGAATACGCAAACGATGGTCAAACGCCATCAGAAATGACAAATCTACAAATAGCACATACACCAGCAGAGCCATCCCCTAAAGGCAATATCGTTGCTGATGACGGCAATAATCCTATTGCCTGCAACTCACCTGTGCCACGCATCATTACGACCATAGTACACAAATCTGTTGGTGACATTGATACATTGTTATCTTATGCTAATGATGAGAAATCTTTGGAAACAGCGTCTGACAACCGTGAGGTGGATGATGCCAACAATTCAAAAGAAACGAATACAACTGCCGACAAAGAAAATTTGCCGAAACGTGAGAATGAGAGCAAGAAAGCAAACAATTATCATCACAACAGCAATTACGGCAGTCTTGTGGCTTACAACTCTGACGCAAGGCGTCACGCCTCTTCGTCCACATCGCCACGTTGGATTGTAAGTACAAGTGCAATGGGATCGGTGGGGGCATCAAGAACCATAACATCTATTGGTGCCCCTGCTGTCGCAACTGGTCCAGATGATTCTGACTGGGAGGACACCCCTATGCTCGGCATCAACATATTCAATCAGGGAAAGGAGGTGAAGACAGAATACAAGCACCGCTTGCCTGTACGCATTGGTGTGAAAGTGGCATACACACTTAACGAGCATTGGATCATCGAAAGCGGACTTACATACACTCGTCTCTCTTCCGACATGAAAGACGGAACAAAAGAGAACTACTTTACGGGCGAGCAAAGGCTGAACTATGTAGGAATTCCTGTCAACATGAAATATAATGCATGGTCATACAAAAGGTTCAATCTATATGGCTCGGCAGGTGTACTTGCAGAAAAATGCGTATCGGGAAATGTCACGAAAGAATATGTCATCAATAATGCGACAAAGAAGAAAGAGACTGTCAACATTGACAGCAAGCCTTTGCAAATGTCTGTAAATGTGGCTTTCGGCGTGCAGTTTGACGTGCTTGACAATGTCGGTATTTATGCAGAGCCGGGCGTAAGCTATCATTTAGATGACCATTCTTCGCTCCAGACTATCTACAAGGAGAAACCGCTGAACTTCAATCTCAATGTAGGTGTAAGATGCACTATAGGTAAGTAA
- a CDS encoding RNA polymerase sigma factor, with the protein MFGITFRKETEEERWLRKALDGDNTATEWIYRRHGRYLSALCSRYITEDEDIKDVLQESFIKIFTSLDSFKYRGEGSLKAWMAKITLNEILKFVRNNSRLPIDSIDDKDMNIADGDSMETEDIPTDVLHQFIRELPDGYRTVFNLYVIDDKNHKEIAQLLGIKENTSASQLHKAKSMLAQKIKHYRTINSI; encoded by the coding sequence ATGTTCGGCATAACATTCAGAAAAGAAACGGAAGAGGAACGATGGTTGCGAAAGGCACTCGATGGCGACAATACTGCCACCGAGTGGATTTATCGCAGGCATGGGCGATATCTGTCTGCACTCTGCTCGCGCTACATTACAGAAGACGAAGACATTAAGGACGTGCTACAAGAATCGTTCATCAAGATATTTACTTCTCTGGATAGTTTCAAGTATCGTGGAGAGGGGTCTTTGAAAGCATGGATGGCAAAAATTACTCTCAATGAGATCCTGAAGTTTGTACGCAACAACAGCCGTTTGCCCATTGATAGTATCGATGATAAAGATATGAACATTGCAGATGGCGACAGTATGGAGACTGAGGACATACCTACCGATGTACTTCATCAGTTTATACGTGAGTTGCCCGATGGATACCGAACTGTATTCAATCTCTATGTCATTGACGACAAGAATCACAAGGAAATAGCCCAATTGCTGGGCATAAAGGAGAACACTTCAGCTTCGCAGCTGCACAAGGCCAAATCAATGCTGGCGCAGAAGATAAAACATTATAGAACCATCAATTCCATTTAA
- a CDS encoding Ig-like domain-containing protein has protein sequence MKSMKFFKFATLIVCAVFAVAFASCSDDDDNTPAIKFNPSTVSVAVGGTKNVKVAGGDGIYTAKSSDDKTATVTVDKATITVKGVKAGKATVLVTDSKKVTGSLRITVVDGVVVDKAKTSIAVGKEDVVNISGGTTPYTAASKDDKIATATVKDAKLTIKGVKVGSTTITITDKNKKTATVVVTVTK, from the coding sequence ATGAAATCAATGAAATTCTTTAAGTTTGCAACATTAATCGTTTGTGCCGTATTTGCAGTGGCATTTGCTTCATGCTCTGACGATGATGACAACACTCCCGCCATCAAGTTCAATCCTTCAACCGTTTCAGTTGCCGTTGGCGGCACAAAGAATGTAAAGGTAGCAGGTGGAGATGGTATTTACACCGCTAAATCAAGCGATGACAAGACCGCCACCGTAACTGTTGACAAGGCTACAATTACGGTAAAAGGAGTTAAGGCTGGCAAGGCTACAGTTCTTGTTACTGACTCCAAGAAGGTGACTGGCAGTTTGAGAATTACCGTGGTTGATGGTGTTGTCGTGGACAAAGCCAAGACAAGTATTGCGGTTGGTAAGGAAGATGTAGTAAACATTAGTGGAGGTACAACACCTTATACGGCTGCAAGCAAAGATGATAAGATCGCCACTGCTACCGTCAAGGACGCCAAACTTACCATAAAGGGAGTGAAGGTTGGAAGCACAACTATCACCATCACAGACAAAAACAAAAAAACTGCTACGGTAGTTGTTACAGTAACAAAATAA